The proteins below are encoded in one region of Candidatus Binatia bacterium:
- a CDS encoding VOC family protein, with amino-acid sequence MLRSIGLTQTHMECRNLKDSVPVLTDLLAFERLSERPGQVTLKHPNTAWLLTVHEAPDAPAKQMHNHWGVRVNTTEEVDAAYEYLTANKDKYKIDQIGKPTYNHGSYSLYFLEPGTNGWEIECYAEALRNEAWKTRVGGVRAPHWDQPMPQERFPGRGYVPQGFTHGTLATGDMKRSWEFYDKALGLEVHQATPNVVYVKHPKTKPYVVCAMRQDWKTFSPNFRFTITLESKDAVDEAHRAFAASGKDIGVTKLGDVTRDDARAAFLLSDPDRNWWEIASPN; translated from the coding sequence ATGCTGCGATCGATCGGGTTGACCCAGACGCACATGGAGTGTCGGAATCTGAAAGACAGCGTGCCGGTGCTGACCGATTTGCTCGCGTTCGAAAGACTGAGCGAGCGGCCGGGCCAGGTGACGCTAAAGCACCCCAACACGGCGTGGCTGCTGACGGTCCACGAAGCGCCGGATGCGCCGGCGAAGCAGATGCACAATCATTGGGGCGTGCGCGTCAACACGACAGAGGAGGTGGACGCGGCGTACGAGTATCTCACGGCGAACAAAGACAAATACAAGATCGATCAGATCGGGAAGCCGACGTACAATCACGGCTCTTACTCGCTCTATTTTCTCGAGCCCGGCACGAACGGCTGGGAGATCGAATGCTACGCCGAGGCGCTGCGCAACGAAGCGTGGAAGACGAGAGTCGGCGGCGTGCGCGCGCCGCACTGGGACCAGCCGATGCCGCAGGAGCGCTTTCCGGGAAGGGGATATGTGCCGCAGGGATTTACGCACGGAACTCTCGCCACAGGCGACATGAAAAGATCCTGGGAGTTTTACGATAAAGCGCTGGGGTTGGAAGTTCATCAGGCCACCCCCAACGTGGTTTACGTGAAGCATCCCAAGACCAAGCCGTACGTCGTCTGCGCCATGCGCCAGGACTGGAAAACCTTTTCGCCAAATTTCCGCTTCACTATCACTCTGGAGTCCAAAGACGCCGTCGATGAAGCGCACCGCGCGTTCGCCGCGTCCGGCAAAGATATCGGCGTCACCAAGCTCGGCGACGTAACGCGCGACGACGCGCGCGCGGCTTTTCTCCTCTCCGATCCCGACCGCAACTGGTGGGAGATCGCCTCGCCCAATTGA
- a CDS encoding alpha-hydroxy acid oxidase — MAPPEKQLKEMGLREIRALARTRMPAEAWNHFIGAAESGATLRRNQKALGRFLFRQKIFHDITNPDTAIDLFGRKLPIPAAIAPVGSFSLISDDAERQVAEAAGHSGVMMFVSHAAKPTVRDWSQFTSAPLVFMGYLSRGREAVLDQAKQAEDLGFAAVGITMDVVQPVKLGDRVPLSTKDGKPRRGQSASTTDIEWLKKNVSLPVVIKGIMGAGDARAAVNAGADALIVSNHGGRILDFNRAAIEVLPEVLDAVGKEVAVLLDSGIRSGGDVVKAIALGAKAVLIGRPIGWGVGAAGAEGVERVIDVLSEEIRRVLIMTGTPSIRDVSQSILIHEQAAGGILS; from the coding sequence ATGGCGCCGCCGGAAAAACAGCTCAAGGAGATGGGTCTCCGCGAGATCCGCGCGCTCGCGCGAACGCGAATGCCCGCCGAAGCCTGGAATCATTTCATCGGCGCCGCCGAAAGCGGAGCGACGCTCAGGAGAAACCAGAAAGCGCTCGGCCGTTTTCTCTTCCGCCAGAAAATTTTCCACGACATCACCAACCCCGACACTGCCATCGATCTTTTTGGCCGCAAGCTGCCGATTCCGGCGGCGATTGCGCCGGTCGGAAGCTTCAGCCTCATCAGCGACGACGCCGAGCGCCAGGTGGCCGAGGCCGCGGGCCATAGCGGCGTCATGATGTTCGTCAGCCACGCGGCCAAACCCACCGTGCGCGATTGGTCGCAATTTACTTCGGCGCCGCTCGTTTTCATGGGCTATTTGAGCCGGGGCAGGGAAGCCGTTCTGGATCAAGCCAAACAAGCGGAAGATCTCGGCTTCGCGGCGGTCGGCATCACCATGGACGTGGTTCAGCCCGTCAAGCTCGGCGACCGGGTTCCGCTCTCGACGAAGGACGGCAAGCCGCGACGCGGGCAGAGCGCTTCAACCACGGACATCGAGTGGCTCAAGAAAAACGTCTCTCTCCCCGTCGTGATCAAAGGCATCATGGGGGCAGGCGACGCGCGCGCCGCCGTGAACGCGGGAGCGGACGCGCTGATCGTATCGAATCACGGCGGCCGGATTCTCGATTTCAATCGCGCCGCGATCGAGGTGCTGCCTGAAGTGCTCGACGCCGTGGGAAAAGAAGTCGCCGTCCTGCTCGACAGCGGAATTCGCAGCGGCGGCGACGTCGTGAAAGCAATTGCGCTCGGGGCCAAGGCGGTCCTCATCGGCCGGCCGATCGGTTGGGGCGTCGGCGCGGCGGGCGCCGAAGGCGTCGAGCGCGTGATCGACGTGCTTTCGGAAGAAATCCGCCGCGTCCTCATCATGACCGGCACGCCCTCGATCCGCGACGTGAGCCAGAGCATTCTAATCCATGAGCAAGCCGCCGGGGGAATCCTGTCCTAA
- a CDS encoding LemA family protein codes for MEWVVLGILILAVFWVIWTYNFLVGLRHRIQNAWKQIDVQLKRRHDLIPNLVESVKGYMKYEQQTLEKVMEARSKAVGSTGVKESAAAENALTQSLGKIFALMENYPDLKANDNVLKLQEELTTTENQIAFARQYYNDLVMRFNMKQEVFPASLVAAFFNFKPGEFFAVPEGEKATPRVDLSLPA; via the coding sequence ATGGAGTGGGTCGTCCTGGGAATTCTCATCCTCGCCGTCTTCTGGGTCATCTGGACGTATAATTTTCTCGTCGGTCTACGCCACCGCATTCAGAACGCGTGGAAGCAGATCGACGTGCAGCTCAAGCGCCGGCACGATCTGATTCCCAACCTCGTCGAGTCGGTGAAGGGCTACATGAAATACGAGCAGCAGACGCTGGAGAAGGTGATGGAGGCGAGAAGCAAGGCGGTGGGATCGACCGGCGTCAAGGAGAGCGCCGCGGCGGAGAACGCGCTCACGCAATCGCTGGGAAAAATCTTCGCCCTGATGGAGAACTATCCGGACTTGAAGGCCAACGACAACGTGCTCAAGTTGCAGGAAGAGCTGACCACGACGGAAAACCAGATCGCCTTCGCGCGCCAGTATTACAACGACCTCGTGATGCGCTTCAATATGAAGCAGGAGGTTTTCCCGGCGAGCCTGGTGGCGGCCTTCTTCAACTTCAAGCCGGGCGAATTTTTCGCCGTGCCGGAAGGCGAGAAGGCCACGCCGCGCGTGGATCTGTCGCTGCCGGCATAG
- a CDS encoding M48 family metallopeptidase — MAFSEDFFERQAHNRRTSIFIVVVFFLFFLFIGFSVDRLYLDVVTPGGLVLPVATVAALVLATGISLMSYYHGGELILRSLGAEGLDLQLPEHRELRNIVTEMALASGSPMPKIHVIFDPAPNAFATGRDELHASICVTTGLLAILDREETQGVIAHELAHIRNRDTLLMVLVSVLLGGIVLLSDWAQRTFYSSRTRNRLASGSALLAIPALLLIVLSPLMSRLLAMAVSRQREYLADAGAAECTRNPRGLARALEKIRDAALPFSRASRGTAHLFFVSPLKRSVNEREGRFADLLSTHPPINRRIMLLNAMAGAQNPHPSLSLKGRG; from the coding sequence ATGGCGTTCTCGGAAGATTTTTTCGAGCGCCAGGCCCATAACCGCCGGACCAGTATCTTCATCGTCGTCGTCTTCTTTCTCTTTTTTCTTTTCATCGGATTCTCGGTCGATCGGCTCTATCTCGACGTCGTCACACCGGGCGGTCTTGTGCTGCCCGTCGCCACGGTCGCGGCTCTGGTACTCGCCACGGGCATCTCGCTCATGTCTTATTATCACGGCGGCGAGCTGATTCTGCGCTCGCTTGGTGCGGAGGGCCTGGATCTGCAATTGCCCGAGCATCGCGAGCTACGGAACATCGTGACGGAGATGGCGCTCGCGTCGGGATCTCCCATGCCGAAAATCCATGTGATCTTCGATCCCGCGCCGAATGCTTTCGCCACCGGCAGGGACGAGCTTCACGCCTCGATCTGCGTCACGACCGGCCTGCTCGCGATCCTCGACCGCGAGGAAACTCAAGGCGTGATCGCGCACGAGCTGGCGCACATCCGCAATCGCGACACGCTGCTCATGGTGCTGGTGAGCGTTCTCTTGGGCGGCATCGTGCTGCTTTCCGATTGGGCGCAGAGGACTTTTTATAGCTCGCGGACGCGCAATCGTCTCGCCAGCGGGAGCGCGCTGCTGGCGATACCAGCGCTGCTCTTGATCGTTTTGTCGCCGCTGATGTCGCGGCTGCTCGCGATGGCGGTGTCGCGCCAGAGGGAGTATCTGGCCGACGCCGGCGCGGCCGAGTGCACGCGCAACCCGCGCGGACTAGCGCGGGCGCTGGAGAAGATCCGCGACGCCGCGCTGCCGTTCAGCCGCGCGAGCCGCGGCACGGCGCATTTATTCTTTGTCAGCCCGCTCAAGCGGAGCGTGAACGAGCGCGAGGGAAGGTTCGCCGATCTCCTCAGCACGCATCCCCCGATCAACCGGCGGATCATGCTGCTGAATGCGATGGCGGGTGCGCAGAACCCTCACCCTTCCCTCTCCCTAAAAGGGCGAGGGTGA
- a CDS encoding zf-TFIIB domain-containing protein, with the protein MIRCPACKTEMKQVSARANPGTLILLDQCGQCGGIWCDKWELFPIAPEEAPRVELLDDALLKSPVALAAEPPYCPRCTERLQFFHDPLLPREIQLQRCRRCEGIWLNRGQFSRYKDFQRKTRLEKMPDEERLRQLTSRAQDPRAWVATGTQGIFAYSQPLPETDDLGSNMRRGVFWLILQTLLRLALGF; encoded by the coding sequence ATGATTCGTTGTCCCGCGTGTAAGACCGAGATGAAACAGGTCTCGGCGCGGGCCAATCCGGGAACGCTGATCCTGTTGGACCAGTGCGGGCAGTGCGGGGGCATCTGGTGCGACAAGTGGGAGCTGTTCCCGATCGCTCCCGAAGAAGCGCCGCGCGTCGAGCTACTCGATGACGCCCTGCTCAAAAGTCCGGTCGCGCTCGCGGCCGAGCCTCCCTACTGTCCGCGCTGCACGGAGCGTCTACAGTTTTTTCACGATCCGCTGCTGCCGCGGGAAATCCAACTCCAGCGCTGCCGGAGGTGCGAGGGGATCTGGCTCAACCGCGGGCAGTTCAGCCGCTATAAAGATTTTCAGCGGAAAACACGGCTTGAGAAGATGCCGGACGAAGAGCGCCTCCGGCAACTGACGAGCCGCGCCCAGGATCCGCGCGCCTGGGTCGCGACGGGCACGCAAGGCATTTTCGCCTACTCGCAGCCGCTTCCGGAGACCGACGACTTGGGTTCCAATATGCGCCGCGGAGTTTTCTGGCTGATTTTGCAAACGCTCCTACGCCTAGCGCTCGGTTTTTGA
- a CDS encoding MotA/TolQ/ExbB proton channel family protein yields MQQELNFLEIIQRGALTTYPLIILSIVSVAVILERLWTLRNAGAATQTLANSILDSVKHGRKDLAMALCRQNNQSAASRVFLAILALSGGESLEKSAAFMNEAMFEETQKMKKNLWVLGTVASSAPFIGLLGTVIGIIKSFENMAIVGTGGFTVVAAGISEALVATALGLGIAIIALIFYNYFQVRIGNISGLVRIQAMKLLQSVVS; encoded by the coding sequence ATGCAACAGGAACTTAACTTCCTCGAGATCATCCAGCGCGGAGCGCTCACCACTTACCCGCTGATTATTTTATCCATCGTCAGCGTGGCCGTTATCCTCGAACGGCTCTGGACGCTGCGCAACGCCGGCGCCGCGACCCAGACGCTTGCAAACTCCATCCTGGATTCGGTCAAGCATGGGCGGAAAGATCTGGCGATGGCGCTGTGCAGGCAAAATAATCAATCGGCGGCGTCCCGCGTATTTCTCGCGATCCTCGCGCTCTCCGGCGGCGAGAGCCTGGAGAAGTCGGCCGCTTTCATGAACGAGGCGATGTTCGAAGAGACGCAGAAGATGAAAAAGAACCTGTGGGTTCTGGGGACGGTCGCGAGCAGCGCGCCTTTCATCGGTCTCTTGGGCACGGTCATCGGCATCATCAAGTCGTTCGAAAACATGGCCATCGTCGGCACCGGCGGTTTCACCGTGGTCGCGGCGGGAATCTCGGAAGCGCTCGTGGCGACGGCGCTGGGTCTCGGCATCGCCATCATCGCCCTGATCTTCTACAACTATTTCCAGGTGCGCATCGGCAACATCAGCGGCCTCGTGCGCATCCAGGCGATGAAGCTTCTGCAAAGCGTGGTGTCCTGA
- a CDS encoding biopolymer transporter ExbD: MAFGQLDQDQGPDHIVAEINITPLTDIFLVLLIIFMITSSAIIESGGKVNLPEVAKTETAPRGIIVTLTPEREIYLNQKKVTADELEPALIAILSGSPDRVVILRGDRNVLLGEAMWVMSVIKKAGASEIAVAAQGKAVKPGAKSK, from the coding sequence ATGGCGTTCGGTCAACTGGATCAAGATCAAGGCCCCGACCACATCGTCGCCGAGATCAACATCACGCCGCTGACGGATATCTTCCTCGTCCTGCTGATCATCTTCATGATCACGAGCTCCGCGATCATCGAGTCCGGCGGCAAGGTGAATCTTCCCGAGGTGGCAAAAACCGAAACCGCGCCGCGCGGCATTATAGTGACGCTGACGCCGGAGCGGGAGATCTACCTCAACCAGAAAAAAGTGACGGCGGATGAGCTAGAGCCCGCCCTCATAGCCATATTGAGCGGCAGCCCCGATCGAGTCGTTATTCTGAGGGGAGACCGAAACGTTCTCCTGGGCGAGGCGATGTGGGTGATGTCGGTCATCAAGAAGGCCGGCGCTTCGGAAATCGCCGTGGCGGCGCAGGGGAAGGCGGTAAAACCCGGCGCAAAAAGTAAGTAG
- a CDS encoding ABC transporter substrate-binding protein, with amino-acid sequence MSSRTVALAVGAIILALVHLAEAQQPGKIPRIGFLSGRSQPTSTAPDPTADILRQGLRDLGYLEGKNILIEYRYAAGMQDRWSSLVAELVQLRVDVIVSPVGAAIRAAKEATKTIPIVMMITGDPVATGLIDSLARPGGNVTGLSRLTVDLSGKRLELLKDVVPRVSRVGVLWDPTGRASPKDYEAAARALKIELQSLEVRGPNPDFEGAFGAATKGRVSGLVTVRTGVLLVYRKQIADLAIKNRLPSMCEASEEVEAGGLMSYSADDAESYRRAATYVDKILKGAKPADLPVEQPTKFELVVNLKTAKQIGITIPPNVLARADKVIK; translated from the coding sequence ATGAGCAGCAGAACCGTTGCGTTGGCGGTGGGAGCGATAATTCTGGCCCTTGTCCATCTCGCCGAAGCGCAGCAGCCGGGTAAGATTCCGCGGATCGGATTTTTGTCGGGAAGGAGTCAGCCTACCTCCACCGCCCCCGACCCGACCGCTGATATATTGCGGCAAGGGTTGCGAGATCTCGGTTATCTCGAGGGGAAAAACATCCTGATTGAGTATCGCTACGCTGCGGGAATGCAGGACCGATGGTCAAGCCTTGTGGCCGAACTCGTGCAACTCAGGGTCGATGTCATTGTCTCACCAGTTGGAGCGGCGATCCGCGCGGCCAAGGAAGCGACCAAGACGATTCCCATTGTCATGATGATTACCGGAGATCCAGTCGCGACGGGGCTAATCGATAGCTTGGCGCGGCCGGGCGGAAATGTCACGGGGCTTAGTAGACTCACCGTAGACTTAAGCGGCAAGCGGTTGGAGTTGCTTAAGGACGTGGTTCCGAGAGTGTCACGCGTCGGAGTCCTTTGGGATCCGACCGGGCGTGCAAGTCCTAAAGACTATGAGGCGGCGGCGCGTGCTTTAAAGATAGAGCTTCAGTCCCTGGAAGTACGGGGCCCCAACCCTGATTTCGAGGGCGCGTTCGGAGCTGCGACCAAGGGCCGCGTGAGCGGGCTCGTTACGGTGAGGACTGGCGTGCTGCTAGTTTACCGAAAGCAGATTGCGGACCTTGCCATAAAGAACCGGCTGCCTTCAATGTGCGAGGCAAGTGAAGAGGTGGAGGCTGGCGGCCTCATGTCGTATTCGGCCGACGATGCCGAGAGTTACCGGCGCGCCGCCACTTACGTCGACAAAATCCTCAAGGGCGCGAAGCCTGCCGACCTTCCCGTCGAGCAGCCGACGAAGTTCGAGCTGGTGGTCAATCTTAAGACCGCGAAGCAGATCGGAATCACGATTCCGCCGAACGTGCTCGCGAGAGCCGATAAGGTGATCAAGTGA
- a CDS encoding type II toxin-antitoxin system PemK/MazF family toxin, with the protein MVNVKRGDVVVANLDPTIGVEIKKTRPVIVLSNDSINHFSQLVVVVPLTKNTAHLSPSHTVIPKGVARLTFASKAVTEQVKALDKRRLVRRLGSVCHQRSSLTSNARSRILLRFPDPASGPSFLT; encoded by the coding sequence GTGGTCAACGTAAAGCGGGGTGATGTCGTCGTTGCTAATCTCGACCCAACCATCGGCGTCGAGATCAAGAAGACCCGGCCGGTAATCGTTCTCTCTAATGATAGTATCAACCATTTCAGCCAACTCGTGGTCGTCGTCCCACTGACCAAGAACACGGCCCACCTCTCGCCCAGTCACACGGTTATCCCCAAGGGCGTTGCGCGTCTCACGTTCGCGTCCAAGGCCGTGACCGAACAGGTCAAAGCTCTCGACAAGCGCCGCCTCGTCAGGCGGCTCGGAAGTGTCTGTCACCAGCGCTCCTCACTAACGTCGAACGCGCGCTCAAGAATACTCTTGCGTTTCCCTGACCCCGCTTCCGGTCCTTCTTTTCTCACTTGA
- a CDS encoding ABC transporter substrate-binding protein encodes MNKKFIHFALCAFLFALFSVADAQQTSLAKPGGNITGSTEISPDLGGKRLELLKEVVPKATRVAVVWYSPAGLSSDEEELRQMESAARQFSVTVLPVGVSEPNELLGAYATITNHKANAVMILRNTLTIINRKQLAQLSIKSRLPSMCEGQDFAQDGCLIAYGPDLLHHWRRAAVFVDKILKGAKPADLPVEQPTEFELVINLKTAKQIGLTIPPNVLARADKVIK; translated from the coding sequence ATGAATAAGAAATTCATTCACTTTGCTCTTTGCGCTTTCCTCTTCGCGCTTTTCTCTGTCGCCGACGCCCAGCAGACCAGCCTTGCTAAGCCCGGTGGAAATATCACTGGTTCTACCGAGATTTCTCCGGACTTAGGCGGGAAACGGCTGGAGTTGCTCAAGGAAGTTGTTCCTAAGGCAACAAGGGTGGCTGTTGTTTGGTATTCTCCAGCGGGCTTAAGCAGCGACGAGGAAGAATTGAGACAGATGGAGTCCGCGGCACGTCAGTTCAGCGTGACAGTGCTACCGGTAGGAGTAAGTGAGCCTAACGAGTTACTGGGCGCCTATGCCACCATCACTAATCACAAAGCGAACGCGGTCATGATTCTTCGAAACACCCTTACAATTATCAATCGAAAACAGCTCGCACAGCTTTCAATCAAGAGTCGATTGCCGTCGATGTGCGAGGGACAGGATTTTGCCCAAGACGGTTGTCTGATCGCCTACGGACCGGATCTGCTACACCACTGGCGCCGCGCGGCAGTTTTCGTAGATAAGATCCTGAAAGGCGCCAAGCCGGCGGATCTGCCCGTCGAGCAGCCGACGGAGTTCGAGCTGGTGATCAATCTCAAGACCGCCAAGCAGATCGGTCTCACCATTCCGCCTAATGTGCTGGCGAGAGCGGACAAGGTGATCAAGTGA
- a CDS encoding ABC transporter substrate-binding protein, translating to MKKFWILRLCSGPVLDFGFSIGRSKNKKAFGLASAALLLALSLPADAQQPKKIPVIGFLNPGSNPSTDGRIAALRLGLRDLGYFEGKDIVIERRYAEGRVERLSTMARDLVRLKVDVIVAIGTPSVEAAKDATQTIPIILSSGDPVGSGHVASLARPGGNITGLTNLTPELAGKRLELLKEAVPRLSQVAVVWNPDSPAADLRMKEAEVAARSLRLQLHSAGVRSPNDLEPAFLAMKKERAGALITLRAPLIVNQSKRILDLAAKNRLPAMYDDRSTVEAGGLMSYGANQADLDRRAAYFVDKILKGAKPGELPIEQPTKFELVINLKAAKQIGLTIPQSVLYRADKVIK from the coding sequence GTGAAAAAATTTTGGATCCTTCGACTTTGCTCAGGACCGGTTTTAGATTTTGGATTTTCGATTGGAAGATCTAAGAACAAGAAAGCTTTTGGTCTTGCCTCAGCGGCTTTGCTCTTGGCTCTTAGCTTACCTGCCGACGCGCAGCAGCCGAAGAAGATCCCAGTGATAGGTTTTCTGAATCCAGGATCCAATCCTTCCACCGACGGACGCATTGCGGCGCTCCGACTAGGATTACGCGACCTCGGCTACTTTGAAGGCAAAGACATTGTGATTGAGCGTCGTTACGCGGAGGGAAGGGTGGAGCGACTATCAACGATGGCGCGCGACCTCGTCCGCCTCAAGGTTGACGTTATCGTTGCGATCGGTACGCCATCGGTCGAGGCTGCTAAGGACGCGACGCAGACGATCCCGATCATTCTATCGAGCGGCGATCCTGTTGGATCGGGTCATGTCGCTAGTCTGGCTCGGCCCGGAGGGAACATCACCGGGCTCACCAACCTTACTCCGGAACTGGCGGGAAAACGACTTGAGCTGCTGAAGGAGGCAGTTCCTCGACTCTCACAGGTAGCCGTCGTTTGGAATCCAGACAGCCCAGCCGCCGACTTGAGGATGAAAGAGGCGGAGGTTGCAGCCCGGTCGCTACGTCTGCAGCTTCACTCTGCGGGAGTCCGAAGTCCAAACGATTTAGAGCCCGCGTTCTTAGCCATGAAGAAAGAACGTGCTGGGGCTCTCATCACGCTACGGGCCCCCCTCATCGTTAATCAATCAAAACGGATTTTGGACCTTGCCGCCAAGAACCGTCTGCCGGCGATGTACGATGATAGATCAACCGTGGAGGCCGGCGGCCTCATGAGCTATGGAGCGAATCAGGCTGATCTGGATCGGCGGGCTGCGTACTTTGTGGACAAAATACTGAAAGGCGCCAAGCCGGGAGAGCTGCCAATAGAGCAGCCGACCAAGTTCGAGCTGGTGATCAATCTCAAAGCGGCGAAGCAGATCGGCCTCACGATTCCGCAGTCGGTTCTGTATCGGGCTGACAAGGTGATCAAATGA
- a CDS encoding ABC transporter substrate-binding protein, translating into MSRRIFVFVCLLPAVLLPADSGAQQAKKVARIGYLSRSSESGNLPRIAAFRQGLRDLGYIEGQNFVVEYRYAEGKSDRLPALAVDLLRLKVDVIVAPGTGPVSAARRATRTIPIVMVNAADPVGNGFVASLARPGGNITGLSTLAPDLSGKRLELLKEAVPTTSRMAVLWNPVVPQRSIEVKETEVAAHSLGVQLQSVEARAAGDLQPAFSAMIEGRANALIVLGDGMFNAHRTRILELAVKSRLPAMYNEEEYVLAGGLMVYAPSTNDLARRAATYVDKILKGTKPADLPVEQPTKFELIINLKAAKQIGLTIPPNVLARADKVIK; encoded by the coding sequence ATGAGCAGAAGAATCTTTGTTTTTGTTTGCCTGCTGCCCGCTGTCCTTCTGCCTGCTGATTCCGGGGCGCAGCAGGCGAAGAAGGTTGCACGGATTGGTTATTTGTCACGCAGTTCTGAATCCGGCAATTTACCTCGCATCGCGGCATTCCGCCAGGGGTTGCGCGATCTCGGCTATATTGAGGGACAAAATTTCGTCGTCGAATATCGATACGCGGAGGGAAAGTCCGATAGACTCCCGGCTCTCGCAGTCGATCTGCTCCGGCTCAAGGTTGATGTAATTGTCGCCCCAGGCACGGGACCGGTCAGTGCCGCCAGGCGGGCGACCAGAACGATACCCATCGTTATGGTGAATGCCGCCGATCCCGTTGGCAATGGGTTCGTCGCCAGCCTTGCGCGCCCTGGCGGGAACATTACCGGCTTGTCCACCCTTGCCCCTGACCTAAGTGGAAAACGGCTGGAGCTTCTCAAGGAAGCCGTTCCCACGACCTCTCGCATGGCCGTCCTCTGGAACCCGGTGGTTCCGCAGAGATCCATCGAGGTCAAAGAGACAGAGGTCGCGGCGCACAGCTTAGGCGTCCAGCTTCAATCCGTCGAGGCGAGAGCAGCCGGCGATTTGCAGCCCGCATTCTCAGCTATGATCGAAGGACGCGCTAATGCCCTTATCGTACTAGGTGACGGCATGTTCAATGCGCATCGGACGCGGATTTTGGAGCTCGCAGTCAAGAGCCGCCTCCCGGCAATGTATAACGAGGAAGAGTACGTACTTGCTGGCGGCCTCATGGTCTATGCGCCGAGCACTAACGATTTAGCGCGGCGCGCCGCCACTTACGTCGACAAGATTCTCAAAGGTACCAAGCCTGCGGACCTTCCAGTCGAGCAGCCGACGAAGTTTGAGCTGATCATCAATCTGAAAGCGGCGAAGCAGATCGGGCTTACGATACCGCCCAACGTGCTGGCGCGGGCGGACAAGGTCATTAAATAA
- a CDS encoding ABC transporter substrate-binding protein — protein sequence MERTIWTGPLSGPNLKSKTCPEPRRRIQNRKWPGLLAIVVALTLCGARADAQQTGKIVRIGLLDNSTASGMAVLLDAFRQELNKLGWIEGKNFTIEYRFAEGKPERAPELAAELVRLKVDLIVATAGPPALVAKSATTTIPIVMASSADPVGEGLVASLAQPGGNVTGMSGLAVELNTKRLEILKDAVPKIARVGLLRTPLGSIAGNLQVKEVEAAALALKLKLEVIKTEPDAKGLESAFQTAKQKQVGAIMTTAGPRFFAERRRIVELATKYRLPAIYFQKPFVDEGGLMSYGVDNTDLFRRAAVYVDKILKGAKPADLPVQQATKFEFVINLKAAKQIGLTIPGRVLERADKVIK from the coding sequence ATGGAGAGAACAATTTGGACCGGTCCTCTGTCTGGCCCCAATCTAAAATCGAAAACCTGTCCTGAGCCACGCCGAAGGATCCAAAATCGAAAATGGCCGGGGCTTTTGGCAATCGTCGTCGCGCTCACGTTGTGCGGGGCGAGGGCTGACGCGCAGCAGACGGGAAAAATCGTCCGCATTGGTCTCCTGGATAATAGCACTGCTTCCGGTATGGCGGTTCTCTTGGACGCGTTCCGACAGGAACTGAACAAGCTTGGCTGGATTGAGGGAAAGAATTTTACTATCGAGTACCGGTTTGCCGAGGGAAAGCCTGAGCGCGCGCCTGAGCTTGCGGCGGAGCTGGTTCGTCTTAAGGTTGATCTAATCGTGGCCACGGCAGGACCGCCGGCGTTAGTGGCCAAGAGCGCCACCACTACCATCCCCATCGTGATGGCGAGCTCCGCCGATCCTGTGGGTGAAGGGCTGGTTGCCAGTCTGGCGCAGCCGGGCGGCAATGTCACAGGGATGTCGGGTTTAGCAGTCGAGCTGAATACGAAAAGGCTGGAGATACTCAAGGACGCAGTCCCCAAGATTGCCCGAGTTGGGCTTCTGCGGACGCCGTTAGGAAGCATAGCAGGAAACCTCCAAGTAAAAGAGGTTGAGGCTGCGGCTCTGGCACTGAAGCTAAAATTGGAGGTGATAAAGACTGAACCCGACGCCAAAGGTCTTGAGAGCGCTTTTCAAACCGCAAAGCAGAAACAGGTTGGCGCGATTATGACGACCGCCGGTCCCCGATTTTTCGCCGAAAGAAGGCGGATCGTCGAGCTTGCCACAAAATACCGGTTGCCTGCTATTTACTTCCAGAAGCCGTTTGTCGATGAGGGCGGTCTCATGTCCTACGGGGTGGACAACACTGACCTCTTTCGGCGCGCGGCTGTTTACGTGGACAAAATCCTGAAAGGTGCCAAACCCGCTGATTTACCGGTGCAGCAGGCAACGAAATTTGAATTCGTCATTAACCTCAAGGCGGCCAAACAAATCGGTCTGACAATTCCAGGCCGCGTGCTCGAGCGGGCGGATAAAGTGATCAAGTAA